The following are encoded in a window of Sulfitobacter sp. S190 genomic DNA:
- a CDS encoding AMP-binding protein, translating into MGGYNLAKTEALSGQPTSVPALLHRNAKSFADAPAYREKEYGIWQSWSWSQTRDEVEALALGMMELGLNEGDFVAVIGRNRPYLYWAMMAAQMCGAVPVPLYQDANAEEMAYVMNHCGARFAVVGDQEQVDKIIEVQEQLPEFERMIYLDPRGLRKYDHSHLDKYTDVQERGRATRDTHLKEMEARQAKLDYDSTGVMLYTSGTTGKPKGVVLSNRNIIETAKSSSEFDGLRQSDDILAYLPMAWVGDFIFSVGQALWTGFCTNCPESADTMHVDLREIGPTYYFAPPRVFETQLTNVMIRMEDASRFKKWLFDTFMAHARKVGPAILDGKSVSFGDRLKYRLGEYFIYGPLKNTLGFSRVRVGYTAGEAIGPEIFDFYRSLGINLKQLYGQTEATVFITAQPDGEVRSDTVGVTCPGVELKIAENGEVFYRSPGVFVEYYKNPESTADTKDAEGWVATGDAGFIEDDTGHLRIIDRAKDVGQMADGSLFAPKYVENKLKFFPNILEAVVFGNGREECTAFINIDLTAVGNWAERNNIGYASYQELARHPQVMDTIQSHVEEVNASVAQDEMLSGCQIHRFVVLHKELDADDGELTRTRKVRRKIIGEKYDDIIAALYDGSKQVSTETEVTYEDGRKGSIKATLEVRDAAVVPASTKKLAAE; encoded by the coding sequence ATGGGAGGATACAACTTGGCCAAGACCGAAGCCCTGTCGGGGCAACCGACGTCCGTTCCTGCATTGCTGCACCGCAACGCCAAGAGCTTTGCCGACGCGCCGGCGTACCGCGAAAAAGAATACGGCATCTGGCAAAGCTGGAGTTGGTCACAGACCCGCGACGAGGTCGAGGCGCTGGCGCTGGGCATGATGGAGCTTGGCCTGAACGAGGGCGATTTTGTTGCCGTGATCGGGCGCAACCGTCCGTATCTGTATTGGGCGATGATGGCGGCGCAGATGTGTGGTGCCGTGCCTGTGCCGCTTTATCAGGATGCGAATGCCGAAGAGATGGCCTACGTGATGAACCACTGTGGCGCGCGCTTTGCGGTCGTGGGCGATCAGGAGCAGGTCGACAAGATCATCGAGGTGCAGGAGCAGCTGCCCGAATTCGAGCGGATGATTTACCTCGATCCGCGGGGATTGCGGAAATACGACCACAGCCATCTGGATAAATACACCGACGTTCAGGAGCGTGGCCGTGCGACCCGCGACACGCATCTCAAGGAGATGGAGGCCCGTCAGGCCAAGCTGGACTACGATTCAACCGGTGTCATGCTCTACACATCGGGGACAACCGGCAAGCCCAAGGGTGTGGTGCTGAGCAATCGCAACATCATCGAGACGGCAAAGTCGTCGTCCGAATTTGACGGGTTGCGCCAGAGCGACGATATTCTGGCGTATCTGCCGATGGCCTGGGTGGGGGATTTCATTTTTTCGGTGGGGCAGGCCCTGTGGACCGGTTTTTGCACGAATTGCCCCGAGAGCGCGGACACGATGCACGTTGACCTGCGCGAGATCGGGCCGACGTATTACTTTGCGCCGCCCCGCGTGTTCGAGACACAGCTGACGAATGTGATGATCCGTATGGAGGACGCGAGCCGCTTCAAGAAGTGGTTGTTCGACACCTTCATGGCGCATGCCCGCAAGGTCGGGCCCGCAATCCTCGACGGCAAGTCCGTCAGCTTTGGTGACAGGCTGAAGTACCGGTTGGGCGAGTATTTCATTTACGGCCCGTTGAAGAACACGCTTGGCTTCAGCCGTGTGCGTGTGGGCTATACCGCCGGTGAGGCGATCGGCCCGGAGATTTTCGATTTCTACCGCTCGCTGGGGATCAATCTCAAGCAGCTCTACGGTCAGACGGAGGCTACCGTTTTCATCACGGCGCAACCCGATGGCGAAGTGCGCAGTGACACGGTAGGCGTCACATGCCCCGGCGTGGAACTGAAGATTGCCGAAAACGGCGAGGTTTTCTATCGCTCGCCCGGCGTGTTTGTCGAATACTACAAGAACCCCGAAAGCACGGCCGACACCAAGGACGCCGAAGGCTGGGTCGCGACGGGTGATGCGGGCTTTATCGAGGATGACACCGGTCATTTGCGGATTATCGACCGCGCCAAGGACGTGGGGCAAATGGCTGACGGATCGTTGTTTGCGCCAAAGTACGTCGAGAACAAGCTGAAGTTCTTTCCCAACATTCTCGAGGCAGTGGTGTTCGGCAATGGCCGCGAGGAATGTACGGCCTTTATCAATATCGACCTGACGGCCGTGGGCAATTGGGCCGAGCGCAACAACATCGGCTATGCATCCTACCAGGAGCTTGCCCGTCATCCGCAGGTCATGGACACGATCCAGTCCCACGTGGAGGAGGTCAACGCGTCAGTTGCGCAGGACGAGATGCTGTCGGGATGCCAGATCCATCGCTTTGTCGTGCTGCACAAGGAGCTTGATGCGGATGATGGCGAGTTGACGCGGACCCGCAAGGTGCGCCGCAAGATCATCGGCGAGAAATACGACGATATCATCGCGGCCCTCTACGACGGGTCCAAGCAGGTCAGCACCGAGACGGAAGTGACCTATGAGGACGGGCGCAAGGGCAGCATCAAAGCCACGCTCGAGGTGCGGGATGCGGCGGTGGTACCGGCCAGCACCAAGAAGTTGGCCGCGGAATGA
- a CDS encoding glutathione S-transferase family protein, with amino-acid sequence MQLYYAKGTIAIAAAIALQEAGLDHTTARLDFGNADQTGADYLRTNPKGRVPALVLNDGTVLTECGAILEFIASQSPRADLVPDDAIAAAHMRMVMYYLASTMHVAHAHKMRGSRWADAQSSFDDMKNKVPETMRACARYVENECLRGDYVLGDRFSIADCYLFIACGWLPGDGVDLAEFPKITAYLDRINARDSVKAVRAADML; translated from the coding sequence ATGCAGCTTTATTACGCCAAGGGCACCATCGCCATCGCCGCCGCCATCGCCTTGCAAGAGGCGGGGCTGGACCACACGACCGCGCGTCTCGATTTCGGCAATGCAGACCAGACCGGCGCGGATTACCTGCGTACGAACCCCAAGGGGCGCGTACCCGCACTGGTGCTCAATGACGGGACGGTCCTGACAGAATGCGGCGCGATCCTCGAATTTATCGCCAGCCAGTCCCCGCGGGCCGATCTCGTTCCCGATGATGCAATTGCCGCGGCGCACATGCGCATGGTGATGTACTACCTTGCGTCCACGATGCACGTCGCCCACGCCCACAAGATGCGCGGCAGCCGCTGGGCCGATGCGCAAAGCAGCTTTGACGACATGAAGAACAAGGTCCCCGAAACGATGCGGGCCTGCGCCCGCTACGTCGAGAATGAATGCCTGCGCGGCGACTATGTGCTGGGCGACAGGTTCAGCATCGCGGATTGCTACCTGTTCATAGCCTGCGGATGGTTGCCCGGTGACGGTGTCGATCTGGCCGAGTTCCCCAAGATCACGGCCTATCTCGACCGTATCAATGCCCGCGACAGCGTTAAGGCCGTGCGCGCCGCGGATATGCTTTGA
- the fdhF gene encoding formate dehydrogenase subunit alpha, with protein MAQQVTFTLDGKEVTADAGMTIWEVANGRGLKIPHLCHKPAPGYRPDGNCRACMVEIEGERTLAASCIREPSDGMVVTTDSARATSARKMVVELLMADHPERADAHDRSSHMWDMAEMNGVDASRFPKLEEGRIPLLDDSHVAMSVNLDACIQCGLCVRACREVQVNDVIGMAGRGADSYPTFDMADPMGASSCVACGECVQACPTGALLPSTVVDAQQRGDSADFDREVESICPFCGVGCQISMKIKDDKVKYVEGINGPANEGRLCVKGRFGFDYIHHNHRLTKPLIRREDAPAKGMNVDPGNWQDVFREASWDEALDAAANGLRAIGGRGVAGFGSAKCTNEEAYLFQKLIRQGFGHNNVDHCTRLCHASSVAALMENVGSGAVTATFNEIENADVAIVIGANPIENHPVAATYFKQFTKRGGKLIVMDPRGQALKRFAYQMCQFRPGTDVSMLNAIMHVIVEEGLYDKQYIEAYTENWEAEKAHLADFTPEKMAQVCGIDADTLRDVARTFAGANAGMIFWGMGVSQHIHGTDNARCLISLALMTGQVGRPGAGLHPLRGQNNVQGASDAGLIPMFLPDYQPVVDDGVRAAFTEVWGSEDFSNERGLTVTEILDEVHAGNIKGMYVLGENPAMSDPDVAHARDALAKLDHLVVQDIFITETANFADVILPASAFAEKSGTVTNTNRQVQMGRPAVPPPGDAKEDWWIEVELAKRLGLDWTYDSPADVFAEMKLNMKSLDNITWDRLEMQNAVTYPSLSPEDPGQRIVFADGFPRADGRARFTPASIIAPDDTPDADYPMILTTGRQLEHWHTGSMTRRATVLDAVEPEANCSLHPSTLRKLGVAPGENVRLTTKRGTIEIMAREDRAVSPDMVFLPFAYVEAAANILTNPAVDPYGKIPEFKFSAVRVEAARAEIAAE; from the coding sequence ATGGCACAACAGGTGACATTCACGTTGGACGGCAAAGAGGTCACGGCCGATGCCGGCATGACCATCTGGGAAGTGGCCAACGGCCGCGGTCTGAAAATCCCGCACCTGTGCCACAAACCGGCCCCGGGGTACCGGCCCGACGGCAATTGCCGCGCCTGTATGGTCGAGATCGAGGGCGAGCGCACGCTGGCGGCTTCGTGTATCCGCGAGCCGAGCGACGGCATGGTCGTCACAACCGACAGCGCGCGCGCTACATCGGCCCGAAAGATGGTGGTCGAGCTTTTGATGGCGGATCATCCCGAGCGTGCGGACGCACATGACCGGTCCAGCCACATGTGGGACATGGCCGAGATGAACGGCGTTGACGCAAGTCGTTTTCCGAAGCTGGAAGAGGGCCGTATTCCGCTGCTCGATGACAGCCACGTCGCCATGAGCGTCAATCTGGACGCGTGTATCCAGTGCGGCCTGTGCGTGCGGGCGTGCCGCGAGGTACAGGTTAATGATGTGATCGGCATGGCGGGCCGCGGCGCCGACAGCTATCCGACATTCGACATGGCCGATCCGATGGGCGCGTCATCATGCGTGGCCTGTGGCGAATGTGTGCAGGCCTGCCCCACTGGCGCTTTGCTGCCCTCCACGGTGGTGGACGCGCAGCAGCGCGGCGACAGTGCCGATTTTGACCGCGAGGTCGAGAGCATTTGCCCCTTCTGCGGTGTCGGGTGCCAGATTTCCATGAAGATCAAGGACGACAAGGTCAAATACGTTGAGGGCATCAATGGCCCCGCCAATGAAGGGCGTCTGTGCGTCAAAGGGCGGTTCGGCTTTGACTATATCCATCACAATCACCGGCTGACCAAGCCTTTGATCCGGCGCGAGGATGCGCCGGCAAAGGGCATGAACGTCGATCCGGGCAATTGGCAGGATGTTTTTCGCGAGGCCAGCTGGGACGAGGCGCTGGATGCCGCGGCCAACGGGCTGCGTGCGATCGGGGGGCGCGGGGTTGCGGGCTTCGGATCGGCCAAATGCACCAACGAGGAAGCCTATCTGTTCCAGAAGCTGATCCGTCAGGGATTTGGCCACAACAACGTCGATCACTGTACCCGCCTGTGTCATGCGTCGTCGGTGGCTGCGTTGATGGAAAATGTGGGCTCCGGCGCGGTGACGGCGACGTTCAACGAGATTGAAAACGCCGATGTCGCGATCGTCATTGGGGCCAATCCGATCGAGAACCATCCCGTTGCGGCGACCTATTTCAAGCAATTCACCAAACGGGGTGGCAAGCTGATCGTGATGGACCCGCGGGGGCAGGCGCTCAAGCGGTTTGCCTACCAGATGTGCCAGTTCCGCCCCGGTACGGACGTGTCGATGCTCAATGCGATCATGCATGTGATCGTCGAGGAAGGCCTTTACGACAAACAGTATATCGAGGCCTATACCGAGAACTGGGAGGCCGAGAAGGCGCATCTGGCGGATTTCACACCCGAGAAGATGGCGCAGGTTTGCGGGATCGATGCGGACACGCTGCGCGATGTGGCGCGTACCTTTGCCGGTGCCAATGCGGGAATGATTTTCTGGGGCATGGGGGTGAGCCAGCACATCCACGGGACCGATAACGCGCGCTGCCTGATCTCGCTGGCGTTGATGACCGGGCAGGTCGGGCGTCCCGGGGCGGGACTGCATCCGCTGCGCGGCCAGAACAACGTGCAAGGGGCGTCTGATGCGGGCCTCATCCCGATGTTCCTGCCCGATTACCAGCCGGTTGTGGACGACGGCGTGCGCGCCGCGTTCACCGAGGTCTGGGGGTCGGAGGATTTCAGCAACGAGCGCGGTCTGACTGTCACGGAGATATTGGACGAGGTGCATGCGGGCAACATCAAGGGCATGTATGTGCTTGGCGAGAACCCCGCCATGTCGGACCCCGATGTCGCCCACGCCCGCGATGCGCTGGCCAAGCTCGATCATCTGGTTGTTCAGGATATTTTCATCACCGAAACCGCGAATTTCGCCGACGTGATCCTGCCCGCGAGCGCCTTTGCCGAGAAATCCGGAACGGTGACGAATACGAACCGGCAGGTCCAGATGGGCCGCCCGGCCGTGCCACCTCCTGGTGACGCGAAAGAGGATTGGTGGATAGAGGTCGAATTGGCCAAGCGGCTGGGGCTGGATTGGACCTATGACAGCCCGGCAGATGTTTTTGCCGAGATGAAGCTGAACATGAAATCGCTCGACAACATCACGTGGGACAGGTTGGAGATGCAGAACGCGGTGACCTATCCGTCGTTGTCGCCCGAGGACCCCGGCCAGCGGATTGTCTTTGCCGACGGTTTCCCCCGCGCCGACGGACGGGCGCGGTTTACACCGGCAAGCATCATCGCCCCCGATGATACGCCCGATGCCGACTATCCGATGATCCTGACCACGGGGCGCCAGTTGGAGCATTGGCACACCGGTTCCATGACGCGCCGTGCGACCGTGCTGGATGCGGTTGAGCCGGAGGCGAATTGTTCGCTGCATCCGTCCACGTTGCGCAAGCTGGGTGTGGCACCGGGAGAGAACGTGCGCCTGACGACAAAACGCGGCACCATCGAGATCATGGCCCGTGAGGACAGGGCGGTATCGCCCGACATGGTGTTCCTGCCCTTTGCCTATGTCGAGGCGGCGGCGAATATCCTGACGAACCCGGCCGTGGACCCCTACGGGAAGATCCCAGAGTTCAAGTTTTCGGCCGTACGGGTCGAGGCCGCGCGGGCGGAGATTGCGGCGGAGTAG
- a CDS encoding response regulator transcription factor, with product MTRPLISILDDEPEIRTLLADVLEEAGFDTQSFGRASAFEAALAKRTPDVCLVDLSLPDTDGLTLVHRLALERGAVVIIISGRAQVQDRVTGLELGADDYISKPFDPAEVVARVRARLRGARPAAHPGNRANFNGWTAHFDRYVLEDAQGAETPFSHAEGEVLRLFLEAPRRLISRAQMQETLGGAASESFDRAMDVRISRLRTKLREDPKNPQLIKTIYGAGYIFLGDVAWA from the coding sequence ATGACCAGACCGCTCATTTCGATCCTCGACGACGAACCCGAAATCCGCACCCTGCTGGCCGATGTGCTCGAAGAAGCAGGGTTCGATACCCAAAGCTTCGGGCGCGCCAGCGCCTTTGAGGCCGCCCTTGCCAAACGCACGCCAGACGTCTGCCTCGTGGATCTGTCGCTGCCCGATACCGACGGTTTGACGCTGGTGCACCGGCTCGCCCTCGAGCGCGGGGCCGTTGTGATCATCATTTCGGGCCGGGCACAGGTACAGGACCGCGTGACCGGGCTTGAACTGGGGGCTGACGACTACATCTCCAAACCCTTCGATCCCGCCGAAGTGGTCGCCCGCGTGCGCGCCCGCCTGCGCGGCGCACGACCCGCAGCACACCCCGGCAACCGCGCAAACTTCAACGGGTGGACCGCGCATTTCGACCGCTACGTGCTGGAAGATGCCCAAGGAGCCGAAACACCGTTCAGCCACGCAGAAGGCGAAGTGCTGAGGCTCTTTCTCGAAGCCCCCCGCCGCCTGATCAGCCGCGCACAGATGCAGGAGACACTCGGCGGTGCCGCATCGGAAAGCTTTGACCGGGCCATGGATGTCCGGATCAGCCGCTTGCGCACAAAATTGCGCGAAGACCCGAAGAACCCGCAACTGATCAAAACGATCTACGGCGCAGGCTACATCTTTCTGGGGGATGTGGCGTGGGCATGA
- a CDS encoding histidine phosphatase family protein yields MTTITLVRHGQANSGAKDEQSYDRLSDLGHQQARWLGDHFRAQSTHHTRLYTGTLRRHVETANGIDCGLTPHRDARLNELEYFTLSTLLEQQHNIPFPSEQGAFVTHLPQVFSYWRDGRIEGAPESYSDFQTRIEDAIAEISAGDGPALVVTSGGLIAHVMGQTLALDVPARARIAMAITHTSLHHFFPIGGHLSPVGFNATPHLDHPDRAASKTHI; encoded by the coding sequence ATGACCACCATCACCCTTGTTCGCCACGGACAGGCCAATTCCGGCGCCAAAGACGAGCAAAGCTACGACCGGCTGAGCGATCTTGGTCACCAGCAGGCCCGCTGGCTCGGCGACCACTTCCGCGCGCAGTCCACGCATCATACACGGCTCTACACCGGCACCTTGCGCCGCCATGTCGAAACGGCAAACGGGATCGACTGCGGCCTGACCCCGCACCGTGATGCGCGGCTGAACGAACTGGAGTATTTTACGCTCTCCACACTGCTTGAACAGCAACACAATATCCCCTTTCCCAGCGAACAGGGCGCTTTCGTGACCCACCTGCCGCAGGTTTTCAGCTACTGGCGGGATGGCCGGATCGAAGGCGCTCCCGAATCCTATTCCGATTTCCAGACACGGATCGAAGATGCCATTGCCGAGATTTCGGCGGGAGACGGGCCTGCGCTGGTGGTGACATCCGGCGGGCTGATCGCGCATGTCATGGGCCAGACCCTCGCGCTGGATGTACCGGCCCGCGCGCGCATCGCGATGGCCATTACGCACACGTCGCTGCACCATTTCTTCCCGATCGGCGGCCACCTGTCGCCCGTCGGTTTCAACGCGACGCCACATCTGGACCACCCCGACCGGGCAGCCAGCAAAACACACATCTGA
- a CDS encoding SDR family oxidoreductase → MSTWQGKRYWLVGASDGLGAALAASISRAGADVVLSSRSEDKLRDVADSLPGKADVVTMDVSDNDSVKEAAAKVGEIDGVVFLAGVYWPFGAKEWDADKANAMADINFTGLMRVMGQVVPNMVDKDAGHIVITSSLTGFRGLPGSIGYTASKAATMSLAECMYADLRKTGVKVQVINPGFIKTQLTDKNDFKMPFLMTPEDAAREVFEHMNDDKFKKSFPWMFSLVFRLSQFLPDSIYFRIFS, encoded by the coding sequence ATGAGCACATGGCAAGGAAAACGGTACTGGTTGGTTGGCGCAAGCGATGGTCTGGGTGCAGCACTTGCCGCGTCAATCAGCCGGGCAGGGGCAGATGTGGTTCTGTCGTCGCGCTCTGAAGACAAGCTGCGCGATGTCGCGGACAGCCTGCCGGGCAAAGCCGATGTCGTGACGATGGATGTGTCCGACAACGACAGCGTCAAGGAGGCCGCCGCCAAGGTGGGCGAGATCGACGGGGTCGTGTTTCTCGCAGGCGTGTACTGGCCGTTTGGCGCCAAGGAATGGGATGCCGACAAGGCCAACGCGATGGCGGATATCAACTTCACCGGCCTGATGCGGGTGATGGGGCAGGTTGTGCCGAATATGGTCGACAAGGACGCCGGCCACATCGTCATCACATCGAGCCTGACCGGATTTCGCGGGTTGCCGGGCAGCATCGGCTACACGGCGTCCAAGGCGGCAACCATGTCGCTCGCGGAATGTATGTATGCCGATCTGCGCAAGACAGGGGTCAAGGTGCAGGTCATCAACCCCGGTTTCATCAAGACCCAGCTGACCGACAAGAACGATTTCAAGATGCCGTTCCTGATGACGCCCGAAGATGCCGCGCGTGAGGTGTTCGAGCACATGAACGACGACAAGTTCAAAAAGAGCTTTCCGTGGATGTTCTCTTTGGTGTTCCGCTTGTCACAATTCCTGCCGGATTCGATCTATTTCCGGATTTTTTCGTGA
- a CDS encoding ABC transporter ATP-binding protein: protein MKDSVDSYVTDDGRTIGPVVMQMKNITLRFGGVEAIKDISFDIREGEIRAIIGPNGAGKSSMLNVISGFYVPQEGEVWYKGAPRPPMKPFQVAQQGIARTFQNIALFEGMSVLDNVMTGRLTHMKTGMFAQTFWKGAAEREEVANREVAERIIDFLEIQAIRKTPVARLPYGLKKRVELARALAAEPSLLLLDEPMAGMNVEEKEDMSRFILDVNDEFGTTIALIEHDMGVVMDLSDRVVVMDYGRKIGDGTPSEVRNNQEVIDAYLGVAHD, encoded by the coding sequence GTGAAAGATAGCGTCGACAGTTACGTCACGGATGACGGCCGCACGATTGGTCCGGTCGTCATGCAGATGAAGAACATCACCCTGCGGTTTGGCGGGGTGGAGGCGATCAAGGATATTTCGTTCGATATTCGTGAGGGCGAGATCCGCGCGATTATCGGGCCGAACGGCGCGGGCAAATCCTCGATGCTGAACGTCATTTCGGGGTTCTACGTGCCGCAGGAAGGCGAGGTCTGGTACAAGGGAGCGCCGCGCCCGCCGATGAAGCCGTTCCAGGTGGCCCAGCAGGGCATTGCACGCACGTTTCAGAACATCGCGCTCTTCGAGGGGATGAGTGTGCTCGACAATGTCATGACGGGCCGTTTGACCCACATGAAGACGGGGATGTTTGCGCAGACGTTCTGGAAGGGCGCTGCGGAGCGCGAGGAAGTGGCCAACCGCGAAGTGGCCGAACGCATCATCGATTTTCTGGAGATCCAGGCCATCCGGAAAACGCCCGTTGCGCGGCTGCCCTATGGGTTGAAAAAACGCGTGGAACTGGCGCGCGCGTTGGCTGCGGAGCCGTCGCTTTTGCTGCTGGATGAGCCAATGGCGGGCATGAACGTGGAGGAGAAAGAGGACATGAGCCGCTTTATCCTTGATGTGAATGATGAATTCGGGACCACCATTGCGCTGATCGAGCATGATATGGGCGTCGTTATGGATTTGTCCGACCGGGTGGTTGTCATGGATTACGGCCGCAAGATCGGCGACGGGACCCCAAGTGAAGTGCGCAACAATCAAGAGGTCATCGACGCCTATCTGGGGGTGGCGCATGACTAG
- a CDS encoding PAS-domain containing protein, whose amino-acid sequence MQIKDDQSRAMTIAGLNLIAQALSIYNNDLRLVISNAPFQTMFDLPDALVTPGATFEDTIRHLATRGEYGDVADIESFVAERTAQARAFEPHYMERTRANGRTISVEGSPLPGGGWVTVYTDISATKRQETLLRARSDALSDQVLAHTEELSKTNRELAAMITTLEATKRQLTASEARTRLTTEMMPAHIAHIDGNGIYTYSNRQLSAVLPDRPSDIIGLHIADVLGEQVHSRLAAGLSAAIDGAGSVQELTDERTARRIRVALTPDMQGGTYILSMDVTEETQTRAALQQTRRRALAAQMISGLAHDFSNLLTIILGLQSRLGRLPDTPAAATPLIEGTLAAARRGGALLDSIAQVTDPRTLRPVASDVRAVMRDLATLAQPTLPQAVTLDIDVDAGMGSVLLDHGMLHDSLLNLILNARDACGTAGRIGITVRRVHDTWMEWRVTDTGPGFSATALEHGLDPFFTTKGAEGTGLGLPMVYDSTKLAGGSLRLSNTDTGACVTLRLPYRAAVPATTGLALLVEDDDNLRAVVRDMLMGLGHSVIEAASADEATALLADLPDIAFILSDIQLKGEATGIDLIGRLGTDGPPLVLMTSLPGDAALFLEAQKHAPVLQKPFDPDALAALIGPQTQAAQ is encoded by the coding sequence ATGCAGATCAAGGACGACCAGAGCCGGGCCATGACGATCGCGGGGCTGAACCTGATCGCTCAGGCCCTGTCGATCTACAACAACGATTTGCGGTTGGTGATCAGCAACGCGCCCTTCCAGACCATGTTCGATCTGCCGGATGCCCTCGTCACCCCCGGCGCCACTTTCGAAGACACCATTCGCCACCTCGCGACACGCGGCGAATACGGCGATGTCGCCGATATCGAAAGCTTCGTGGCCGAGCGCACTGCGCAAGCCCGCGCGTTCGAGCCGCACTACATGGAACGCACCCGCGCGAACGGCCGCACCATCAGCGTTGAAGGCTCGCCGCTGCCGGGCGGCGGCTGGGTCACGGTCTATACCGATATTTCGGCCACCAAACGACAGGAAACGCTTCTGCGTGCGCGGTCCGACGCGCTCAGCGATCAGGTTCTGGCGCATACCGAAGAGCTCAGCAAAACCAACCGCGAACTGGCCGCAATGATCACAACACTCGAAGCGACCAAGCGCCAGCTTACCGCTTCCGAAGCCCGCACCCGCCTGACCACCGAAATGATGCCCGCGCATATCGCCCATATCGACGGCAACGGAATCTACACCTATTCCAACAGGCAGCTCTCGGCGGTTTTGCCCGATCGCCCCTCCGACATTATCGGGCTGCACATTGCCGACGTACTGGGTGAACAGGTTCACTCAAGGCTCGCCGCGGGGCTTAGTGCCGCCATCGACGGCGCGGGATCGGTTCAGGAATTGACCGATGAAAGGACCGCGCGGCGCATCCGCGTGGCCCTTACCCCCGACATGCAGGGCGGCACCTATATCCTGTCGATGGATGTGACCGAAGAAACGCAGACCCGCGCCGCCTTGCAGCAAACCCGCCGCCGTGCGCTCGCGGCCCAGATGATTTCCGGTCTGGCGCACGACTTCTCGAACTTGCTGACCATCATTCTTGGCCTGCAGTCACGGCTGGGCCGCCTACCGGATACGCCCGCCGCCGCGACCCCCCTGATCGAGGGCACCCTTGCGGCCGCCCGGCGCGGCGGGGCGCTGCTCGACAGCATCGCGCAGGTCACCGATCCACGCACGCTCCGCCCCGTCGCCAGTGACGTCCGCGCGGTGATGCGCGATCTGGCCACGTTGGCCCAGCCCACGTTGCCCCAGGCCGTGACACTCGACATCGACGTCGATGCCGGAATGGGGTCCGTACTGTTGGATCACGGTATGCTGCACGACAGCCTGCTGAACCTCATCCTGAATGCGCGCGACGCCTGCGGCACGGCGGGTCGGATCGGCATAACCGTCCGCCGCGTGCACGACACGTGGATGGAATGGCGGGTAACCGATACCGGTCCGGGGTTTTCCGCAACCGCGCTGGAGCATGGCCTCGATCCGTTCTTCACGACCAAGGGCGCCGAAGGCACCGGCCTCGGGCTGCCCATGGTCTACGACAGCACCAAACTTGCGGGCGGAAGCCTGCGCCTGTCCAATACGGACACCGGCGCCTGCGTCACCCTGCGCCTGCCCTACCGCGCCGCCGTACCCGCCACGACCGGGCTTGCCCTGCTTGTCGAAGACGACGACAATCTGCGCGCCGTGGTGCGTGATATGCTCATGGGTCTTGGCCACTCCGTCATCGAAGCCGCAAGCGCCGACGAAGCGACCGCTTTGCTGGCAGATCTACCCGACATTGCCTTCATCCTCTCCGACATCCAGCTCAAGGGCGAAGCCACCGGCATTGATCTGATAGGCCGTCTTGGCACCGACGGGCCGCCCCTGGTGCTCATGACCTCCCTTCCGGGCGATGCCGCCTTGTTCCTCGAAGCGCAGAAACACGCGCCCGTTCTGCAAAAACCATTCGACCCCGATGCCCTCGCCGCTCTCATCGGCCCCCAGACACAGGCCGCCCAATGA
- a CDS encoding WGR domain-containing protein: MAHHCGMLDCLMYRTSSAQRALFYRVEIAMTLFSDVSVTREWGVAGGKPRRVLHHFNNWRDASLAADAARQRAQKRGYARN, encoded by the coding sequence TTGGCACACCATTGCGGTATGCTCGACTGCCTGATGTACCGCACCAGCAGCGCCCAACGCGCTCTTTTCTACCGCGTCGAAATCGCGATGACCCTGTTCTCGGACGTGTCGGTCACGCGCGAATGGGGTGTGGCAGGCGGCAAACCCCGTCGGGTCCTGCACCACTTCAACAATTGGCGCGACGCCTCGCTTGCCGCTGATGCGGCCCGGCAAAGGGCGCAGAAACGCGGCTACGCCAGAAACTGA